The region TTGGTGACGTTGCCCAGGCGGGTGCCCTCAACCACAACCTGAGCCCCGGCCAGGGGTTGTCCGCTGTCCTTGTCCCGCACCACTCCCTCGATCTTGGAAGTGTTGAGCTGCGCCAGAGCGCTTACTACCAGGAACAAGGTCATCACCGAGACCAGCGCGAGCAAGGCTGCTAAACGTGGATATCTGTTTTCTGAATGCATATGTTGTTCTCCGCCTTGAAGTAGGGAATCAGACAGACAATTTTTCAGAGCATTTCCATAGGCTTCTCCTTATGATTGAATCACTGTCTGCTTACTGCGCACGTTTCATTTTTTCATCCGCCGCCTCCTTTTTTGTGTGGCCGAAAGTGTCAGACCGGCACTATCCGCTTGCCGGAGATTCCCTGCGCCGGGCCGCGACGGTTCGGGCTGCACGACGCATAAATAAGGTCTTTCAGGATCAGCGCCCTGCCGCCTTCGAACGTGCCCCGGCGCAGGGAGCCGGGCACGATCAGCCCGCGCAGGGATGTCTGGTGGAAGCAGTCCTGTGACTCCATCTCCCTCAGGATTTCATCCACCACCAGGTCCCAGACCGGTGTTATCTCGCCGCCCACGATGATCCGTTCGGGATCGATCCCGCGGTAGATGCTGGCCAGCCCCACCGCCAGGTAGCGCGCGGCCTGTTTGAGCGACCACAGCGCTGTCGGGTCGCCTTGGCGGGCCATGGTAAGGATATGGTCGAGATCGGGATTGATGTCGTAGGCAAGCGGGTTGCCGGTGAGGTCTCGATAGCGCTGCACTATTCCGCGCAGGGAACCGTTTTGCTCCCAGATGTCCTTGGTGAACTCCTCCCGGCGTCCGTTGATGTCGACTGTCTTCGCGCCGATGCGGTCGTCCAGGAAATGCGCGCCGTAATAGAGCTGCCGCCCGATCACAACCCCGATCCCGATCCCGTCCGTGACCAGCACATAGACAAAGCTGCCCAGCTCGCGGGTTTCCGGAGCGAACATCAGTTCGGCCAGGGCCGCCGCCCGGCCGTCGTTTTCGATCAGCACCGGGCAGTCCAACTCGGCGGAGACCACCTCCCTGACATCCACCTCGTGCCAATCCAAAGCGCGATGCTGGTGGACCATGCCGCGCCTCGAATCGAGCGCACAGGGGAGAATGAGGCTGACTCCGAGCACCCTTTGCGAATAGGAATCGAGCCTGCCTGCCAGGGTCCGGGAGCATTCACTGAGGAAGGCGACCGGTTGGCCCGGCACGGTGGGGATTGATCTGGAATCGAGGACTCGGCCCGTGAGGTCGCAAACAGCCAGCTCCGTGCTCCAGAGCTTGACATCTATCAGGCCGTAGACCTTGTAATTCTCATTGATCCGCAGATTTACCGGCTTACGGCCCATGGCGGTCTGGA is a window of bacterium DNA encoding:
- a CDS encoding ROK family protein, whose amino-acid sequence is MSPDNRELRAINRSSVLNLIFTLSPISRVRISRLTGLCKPTVSSIVSELIDEGLVRESNQVQTAMGRKPVNLRINENYKVYGLIDVKLWSTELAVCDLTGRVLDSRSIPTVPGQPVAFLSECSRTLAGRLDSYSQRVLGVSLILPCALDSRRGMVHQHRALDWHEVDVREVVSAELDCPVLIENDGRAAALAELMFAPETRELGSFVYVLVTDGIGIGVVIGRQLYYGAHFLDDRIGAKTVDINGRREEFTKDIWEQNGSLRGIVQRYRDLTGNPLAYDINPDLDHILTMARQGDPTALWSLKQAARYLAVGLASIYRGIDPERIIVGGEITPVWDLVVDEILREMESQDCFHQTSLRGLIVPGSLRRGTFEGGRALILKDLIYASCSPNRRGPAQGISGKRIVPV